The following coding sequences lie in one Fusarium poae strain DAOMC 252244 chromosome 1, whole genome shotgun sequence genomic window:
- a CDS encoding hypothetical protein (TransMembrane:1 (i24-42o)~BUSCO:59529at5125), with the protein MSAAPFFWRTPLKYCRWAARERPALFWSVIIGAAGPVAMPIVPPIRYYFGDVDAPPVPVTYPIPTGPRKQLTGYDD; encoded by the exons ATGTCCGCCGCACCTTTCTTCTGGCGAACTCCCCTCAAGTACTGCCGCTGGGCAGCCCGCGAGCGTCCCGCCCTCTTCTGGTCCGTCATCATCGGCGCTGCTGGTCCCGTTGCCATGCCCATTGTGCCTCCGATCCGATACTACTTTGGCGATGTTGATGCGCCCCCGGTTCCTGTTACCTACCCTA TTCCCACTGGTCCCAGGAAACAGCTCACCGGCTACGACGATTAA
- a CDS encoding hypothetical protein (BUSCO:142at5125) — translation MASIPRRYRSSTSASNPPQTKSFEILKGLLEALSIDTTLHQQDGFPQTPPLLRKLRHIIQHISATRSPVHQDDFRHADGFETILNLLRAFSGYYDPDKRSDADMLSLFKLLGDCLNLFSVALRGHAGNRRYFQYKVEGGGWEALEQVIASIGLGGAEPDAWISCHVFGKLLAFSLDDEALDLLCQSIGQSLRPDDENSPKEDESDSAEEQWDLVLAKSAENITPGVREVVNAKTIIRHPEILRAVVSFWTAIPRMKDGLANPASLLVLETIYCAISVSIYNRAAVHSTGALSQFLRVAFNANSALSPPEREKVLAICKILMYLGVNEPADTQFLLSTPGSEASEFCLQMTNKHTGPPFFQFDLSLHGHSSLELSSLGRSFPPQSSAGYTFTAWIRVDSFDPTAHTTIFGVFDSTQSCFVLMYLERDTHNFILQTSVTSNKPSVRFKSVSFKEKKWYHIAIVHRRPKTMVTSKASLYVDGEFSEQIRCNYPHLPPLATGAHDSFASFNSNQNKTNPVQAFVGTPKDLSNQIGSGLVFSRWSLASAHLFEDALSDDYLAVHYGLGPRYQGNFQDSLGGFQTYEASATLGLRNEIAHPGKGETSDIIRAVREKAGSLLPESKILLSILPSATFPENVQFYDTGLLRSLPRNCARNLFRASNQEGAPLAINCAVPSLPDSLFRVQGLLSFRGDPIVAVPSYLDENLWRLAGFTPLALKLFERASSIEETVRSAEMLFYCIRQSWRNSEAIEKDNGYGILAMLLRVKLGYDRGSSDSTVTRLQFSNDDRDRLAFQLLSLILGFVGYNHVEPMESFIINPLAYRILLIDLDIWRKSAPRIQELYYKQFVTFAVKSKYHEFNSRRLIRMRIVKRLLDAMKGEVVSEDTISHFMGAFEILVTSNFSQEVMRSLSLFITYAFHSQPLPINRSPRALSINSRTGIPLPRRRGTPTDPTAAGIASGLKFLTKKQLGVKVLSMYSRILCEKGNTSHIKKFARTVTNKWLLYLLAEDDPEVVVHGCKILARLLVTHGSNYTSKFAGKSGGFVIMSNRLKRFWDMPTLWPICFSILFGYDVAEINFDRNFDFFNILETFGKRKVVYPESLSVITAMLQHGLKDVMRHQDDPDSPATYVDPSSHTLKKHASAKELRPEMRPRASSMNLTTALATRSNFSRDSERVASYAGVLHTVIRFLLDLHERSTEFRDFALTSEWVRLLLSALYPVIVSADAVTPETELNSGDTALTFEGTDVIIRPIGGSGSHATPIVRTTSVDPVPSPQSTPPKGTPLRRASSFVLLTQQKSPVGPSPARLSPALPSPRSTPSKRPSSDILDGLMELVVSVFMDQLLSRKDFAGFGLFTKVPPGFREHQAYFESYILKHVVGQLEKNIQVNQKAICEPRVLTNLSRLCQHMSEAIFEGWFLNGAEVMIDFIGMLLEFLQRPDIATLKSVRLCSQAVNSIRFCLLRIILLRLSDLDSPDTTLVEAKQFMGKMAYWQMSILGSFVSEDHQFLKLFWYQLYTKLISDKMPLRTAAATFLRIILVQKPEESIELIHSCMSPDQKQLSKDFQQLTGVDDESFVEWVDKHRPSLDVLFFGGMSKTWEDFVSSENARTAETAKVRLAKRKDKLRVWHAENINTEKTLLSHDIGNSAWMKSIYNSEYFKYQRIMQDQQDDLVFLSDAYKKMERDLMRPGAVFSEAAPPKWKLDRTEGRNRMRLRVLPDFTISKDEYQPKRKASEVLQTLRVNTSASPAPSIVTSAVSPIKSTTPAPLESNNEPPRFTEEPENTEPAEQPSSGVAPEDDFELVDDPNDPNEGDEGFEDKNRKVMRRLERGDQVQSAYNVSRIIGLEACEGILIIGKDALYIMDNVFQCANGDIVNVWQAPPEERDPFSQIVTDAKTSEKRQNNKEQESRHWRWHDVISISKRRFLFRDVAIEVFFTDGRSYLLTTINPVVRDNLFIKMLSKAPHTSGANTLPNPEDAWRLESLKVFDESPQGFGSKFGTFFNSSPWNPILKKWQKGEISNFHYLMMVNTMAGRTFNDLTQYPVFPWVLADYTSEDLDLDDPNTFRDLSKPMGAQTPHRVGGFVESYNALEEIGEVPFHYGTHYSSAMIVSSYLIRLPPFVQSYILLQGGSFDHADRLFQSIPEAWQSASCRNKTDVRELIPEFYCLPEFLTNINGYNFGNRESNGVKVDHVELPPWAKGDPRIFIAKHREALESPYVSENLHQWIDLIFGFKQRGEAAVENVNVFHHLSYRGATDLDSITDAKERAILAGVIHNFGQTPHQVFMKSHPAREHVRSPVRRLDTNVFSLSCLPHPLLGMDSASRSVNMTDNPPTESHERVASLLYASKLDRLLCASPFRLNFPPYDKFLEWGYADNSIRFFFSDNRKVTRNHILIHGHIANSTKPAGLFENLHIGQISCACFADSKTLITAGEDCVVSVYAVQTGHGKPVELLPRSSLFGHKFPVTTIAVSKAFSTLLTVSADGQAFLWDLNRLSFIRKLPLVRPVESARINDISGEILLCSGPNVILYTLNGTLLLEQNVCFDQDDYIHSCAFYEGAGNEWLDNYLIFTGHKRGIVNVWRRSIVGSRWTLELLRKLDHVDYKHEKGANTEAGMTCISPMPTCVYTGDDDGRVYEWNLLSRDR, via the exons ATGGCCTCAATACCAAGAAGATACCGGTCGTCCACTTCGGCCTCGAACCCACCGCAAACCAAGTCCTTCGAAATCTTAAAGGGCTTGCTTGAAGCTCTCAGTATCGATACGACCCTTCACCAGCAAGATGGCTTCCCTCAAACGCCGCCATTGTTGCGAAAACTCCGACATATTATACAGCACATATCTGCGACACGATCGCCCGTCCATCAAGATGACTTTCGACATGCTGACGGCTTCGAAACAATACTTAATCTTCTCCGAGCCTTCTCAGGCTATTACGATCCCGATAAAAGAAGCGATGCCGACATGCTTTCCCTGTTTAAGTTGCTAGGAGACTGTCTGAACCTCTTTTCGGTTGCCCTACGTGGGCATGCAGGAAACCGACGCTATTTCCAATATAAAGTTGAGGGAGGCGGATGGGAGGCCCTGGAACAAGTCATCGCAAGTATAGGATTGGGCGGTGCTGAGCCTGATGCCTGGATAAGTTGCCATGTATTCGGCAAACTGCTCGCTTTCTCCTTGGACGATGAGGCACTCGATCTCCTTTGTCAATCCATCGGACAATCTCTACGACCCGACGACGAGAACTCCCCTAAAGAAGATGAAAGCGACAGCGCCGAAGAGCAATGGGATTTGGTATTGGCCAAGTCTGCAGAAAATATTACGCCCGGCGTACGAGAAGTCGTCAATGCCAAGACTATAATACGGCACCCAGAAATTTTGAGAGCCGTCGTCAGTTTCTGGACGGCTATTCCTCGAATGAAAGATGGCCTCGCGAACCCAGCTTCTTTACTTGTTCTAGAGACAATTTACTGCGCTATCTCAGtctctatatataaccgGGCTGCTGTCCATTCGACTGGCGCCCTGTCGCAGTTCCTCCGAGTTGCTTTCAATGCCAATTCAGCTCTTAGCCCACCTGAGCGGGAGAAGGTATTGGCCATCTGCAAGATACTCATGTACTTGGGCGTGAACGAACCGGCCGACACACAATTCTTACTATCAACACCCGGCTCTGAGGCGTCTGAATTTTGCTTACAGATGACAAACAAACATACAGGTCCTCCTTTCTTCCAATTCGACCTGTCTCTACACGGCCACTCATCGCTCGAGTTGTCCAGTCTTGGCCGATCGTTTCCGCCGCAGTCTAGTGCAGGTTACACATTTACAGCATGGATTCGAGTAGACAGCTTCGACCCTACTGCACATACAACGATATTTGGCGTCTTTGACTCCACGCAGTCATGTTTTGTGCTCATGTACCTCGAGAGAGATACCCACAACTTTATCCTTCAAACATCTGTTACTTCCAATAAGCCTAGCGTGCGCTTCAAGTCTGTTTCgttcaaggagaagaagtggTATCACATCGCCATTGTGCATCGCCGACCAAAGACGATGGTCACGAGCAAGGCGTCATTGTATGTCGATGGTGAATTTTCAGAGCAAATACGCTGCAATTATCCTCATCTGCCGCCCTTGGCTACTGGTGCTCATGACAGTTTTGCCTCGTTCAACTCTAATCAGAACAAGACCAACCCAGTGCAGGCTTTCGTCGGTACACCGAAGGATCTTTCTAACCAAATAGGATCTGGCCTCGTCTTCTCGCGATGGTCGCTTGCTTCTGCACATTTGTTCGAGGATGCTTTGAGCGATGACTACCTCGCGGTCCATTACGGCTTGGGACCGCGATACCAGGGCAACTTCCAGGACAGCCTGGGTGGCTTCCAGACTTATGAGGCATCTGCTACTCTGGGCCTCCGTAACGAGATTGCACATCCTGGAAAGGGCGAGACTTCGGACATCATCAGAGCTGTCCGTGAGAAAGCTGGTTCACTACTACCTGAATCCAAAATCTTGCTCAGCATTCTTCCTTCGGCAACGTTCCCTGAAAATGTGCAATTCTACGACACGGGACTTTTGCGATCGCTCCCGCGAAACTGTGCTCGCAATCTTTTCAGGGCATCCAACCAAGAGGGTGCACCTCTAGCTATCAACTGTGCTGTTCCTAGTCTTCCAGACTCTCTGTTCCGCGTTCAGGGTCTTCTCTCATTCCGCGGCGACCCTATTGTCGCTGTGCCGTCGTATTTGGACGAGAATCTATGGCGACTCGCCGGTTTCACACCACTGGCTTTGAAGCTCTTTGAGCGAGCGTCATCAATTGAAGAAACAGTACGATCGGCGGAAATGTTGTTCTACTGTATTCGTCAGAGCTGGAGGAATAGCGAGGCTATAGAGAAGGACAATGGATACGGAATCCTGGCTATGCTTCTACGCGTGAAGCTAGGATACGATCGTGGTAGCAGCGACTCTACGGTCACTCGACTGCAATTCTCAAACGACGATCGCGACCGACTGGCCTTTCAACTACTCAGCTTGATCCTTGGCTTTGTCGGATACAATCATGTGGAGCCAATGGAGTCGTTCATCATTAACCCCCTTGCCTACCGCATTCTTCTTATTGACCTGGACATCTGGCGCAAGTCGGCACCTCGAATTCAAGAGTTATACTACAAACAATTTGTGACATTCGCAGTCAAGAGCAAGTACCATGAGTTCAACAGCAGGAGGCTAATCAGGATGA GAATCGTCAAGAGGCTGCTAGATGCCATGAAAGGAGAGGTCGTTTCGGAAGACACAATATCGCATTTCATGGGCGCCTTTGAGATTCTTGTCACATCCAACTTTAGTCAAGAGGTCATGCGATCATTGTCGCTTTTCATCACATACGCCTTCCACTCTCAGCCTTTGCCTATCAATAGAAGCCCACGAGCTCTCTCAATCAATTCGAGAACCGGGATTCCACTTCCACGACGGAGGGGAACGCCAACCGATCCAACTGCAGCTGGGATTGCTTCTGGTCTGAAATTCCTGACCAAGAAGCAGCTTGGCGTCAAGGTTCTCAGCATGTACTCACGAATACTTTGCGAGAAGGGCAACACTAGCCATATCAAAAAGTTTGCCAGAACGGTGACAAACAAG TGGCTCCTGTACCTGTTGGCTGAAGATGATCCGGAGGTCGTTGTTCACGGCTGCAAGATCCTGGCACGACTTCTTGTTACTCATGGCTCCAATTACACATCGAAATTCGCTGGAAAGTCGGGAGGTTTCGTGATCATGTCCAACAGACTAAAGCGATTCTGGGATATGCCAACTCTATGGCCCATCTGCTTCAGTATTCTCTTTGGCTACGATGTGGCCGAGATCAATTTTGACAGGAACTTTGACTTTTTCAACATCCTAGAGACATTCGGCAAGCGCAAGGTTGTGTATCCCGAGTCGTTGTCTGTCATTACGGCGATGTTGCAGCATGGACTGAAAGATGTAATGAGACACCAGGATGATCCAGATTCACCGGCAACGTATGTTGACCCGTCTTCACATACTCTAAAGAAGCATGCATCCGCCAAAGAGCTCCGCCCTGAAATGCGACCGCGAGCAAGCTCCATGAACTTGACCACTGCCCTTGCGACACGTTCAAACTTCTCTCGTGACAGCGAAAGAGTTGCAAGCTATGCAGGTGTTCTGCACACTGTGATCCGTTTCCTCCTTGATCTCCACGAGCGCTCGACAGAATTTAGGGACTTTGCTTTAACTTCAGAATGGGTGAGATTGCTACTGTCGGCGCTTTATCCAGTCATTGTTAGCGCCGATGCGGTGACGCCTGAAACCGAGTTGAACTCTGGAGATACGGCCTTGACATTCGAAGGGACAGATGTTATTATCCGGCCTATTGGTGGTAGTGGTTCTCATGCGACACCAATCGTGCGAACAACAAGCGTTGATCCAGTCCCGTCGCCTCAGTCGACACCACCCAAGGGCACGCCGCTAAGAAGAGCCTCATCATTTGTTCTTCTCACCCAGCAGAAATCGCCCGTTGGTCCCAGTCCGGCTCGTTTGAGTCCTGCTTTGCCATCGCCTAGGTCGACGCCTAGTAAGAGACCAAGCAGCGACATCTTGGACGGACTCATGGAGCTGGTAGTGAGTGTCTTTATGGATCAGCTTCTTTCGCGAAAAGACTTTGCCGGATTTGGCTTGTTCACCAAGGTCCCTCCTGGCTTCCGTGAACACCAAGCTTACTTTGAGAGTTATATCCTGAAGCATGTGGTTGGCCAACTGGAGAAGAACATCCAAGTCAATCAGAAAGCAATCTGCGAACCTCGTGTGCTGACCAACCTCTCAAGGCTTTGTCAACATATGTCGGAAGCTATCTTTGAAGGATGGTTCCTGAATGGGGCCGAGGTCATGATTGACTTTATCGGGATGCTTCTCGAATTTTTGCAACGTCCCGATATCGCTACACTGAAGAGCGTCCGACTCTGCAGTCAGGCTGTCAACAGCATTCGATTCTGTCTTTTGAGAATAATTCTTTTGCGGTTGTCTGACCTTGATAGTCCAGATACCACACTGGTAGAGGCTAAGCAGTTCATGGGCAAGATGGCGTACTGGCAAATGTCAATTCTTGGCTCTTTCGTGAGCGAGGACCACCAGTTCCTGAAGCTGTTCTGGTACCAGCTCTACACTAAACTCATCAGCGACAAGATGCCTCTTCGAACTGCAGCGGCCACTTTTTTACGCATCATTTTGGTGCAGAAACCGGAAGAGTCTATTGAGCTGATTCATTCATGCATGTCGCCGGATCAGAAGCAGCTTTCCAAGGACTTTCAGCAATTAACAGGCGTGGATGACGAAAGTTTTGTGGAGTGGGTTGACAAACATCGCCCGTCCCTGGATGTACTGTTTTTCGGCGGCATGTCAAAGACGTGGGAAGACTTTGTCAGCTCCGAAAATGCACGCACTGCAGAGACAGCCAAGGTCCGGTTGGCTAAACGCAAAGACAAACTTAGAGTGTGGCATGCAGAGAACATCAACACGGAGAAAACTTTGCTCAGTCATGACATCGGTAACAGCGCCTGGATGAAGAGCATCTACAACTCTGAGTATTTCAAGTACCAGCGGATCATGCAAGACCAACAGGATGATCTTGTGTTTCTTAGCGACGCTTACAAGAAGATGGAAAGAGACCTTATGCGACCCGGCGCGGTGTTTAGCGAAGCCGCGCCTCCTAAATGGAAGCTCGACCGAACAGAAGGACGAAACCGAATGAGGCTCAGGGTTCTACCTGACTTTACGATAAGTAAGGATGAATATCAGCCAAAGAGAAAGGCGAGCGAGGTTTTGCAGACTCTTCGTGTCAACACATCGGCCAGCCCAGCACCCTCGATCGTTACGTCTGCCGTATCGCCAATAAAGTCAACCACCCCCGCACCTTTAGAGAGCAACAACGAACCTCCTCGGTTCACCGAAGAGCCCGAGAACACCGAGCCAGCAGAGCAGCCGTCCTCTGGTGTCGCGCCCGAAGACGACTTTGAGCTTGTTGACGATCCCAACGATCCCAATGAAGGAGACGAGGGCTTTGAGGACAAGAACCGCAAGGTAATGCGACGGCTGGAGCGTGGAGATCAAGTTCAGTCTGCATACAATGTCTCGCGTATTATCGGACTGGAAGCCTGTGAGGGTATTCTCATCATCGGAAAGGATGCGCTTTACATCATGGACAACGTGTTTCAATGTGCTAACGGAGACATTGTCAACGTCTGGCAAGCTCCGCCCGAAGAGCGTGACCCTTTCTCCCAGATTGTCACTGATGCCAAGACGTCAGAAAAGCGACAGAACAATAAGGAACAAGAGTCGAGGCATTGGCGATGGCACGATGTTATCAGCATCTCAAAACGCCGGTTCCTTTTCCGAGATGTCGCGATTGAGGTGTTCTTTACCGATGGTCGAAGTTATCTCTTGACTACAATCAACCCAGTAGTCCGGGATAACTTGTTCATCAAGATGCTCAGCAAGGCACCTCACACCAGTGGTGCCAACACTCTCCCGAACCCCGAAGACGCCTGGCGCTTGGAGTCTCTCAAGGTCTTTGATGAATCGCCCCAAGGATTTGGGTCCAAGTTTGGCACCTTTTTCAACTCATCGCCTTGGAACCCAATCCTCAAGAAATGGCAAAAGGGCGAAATCTCCAACTTTCACTATCTCATGATGGTAAATACCATGGCTGGTAGGACCTTTAACGATTTGACACAGTACCCAGTGTTCCCATGGGTCTTGGCAGATTACACCAGCGAGGATCTGGATCTTGACGACCCTAATACATTCCGAGATCTGTCCAAACCGATGGGCGCGCAGACGCCACACAGAGTTGGGGGCTTTGTCGAGAGCTACAACGCGTTGGAAGAGATAGGAGAGGTCCCTTTTCACTACGGCACACACTACTCTTCTGCCATGATTGTGTCATCCTACCTGATCCGTCTGCCACCTTTTGTGCAGTCTTATATCCTTCTCCAGGGCGGAAGTTTTGATCACGCAGATCGTCTCTTCCAATCCATCCCAGAAGCATGGCAATCTGCCTCGTGCAGGAACAAAACAGACGTGAGGGAGCTCATCCCCGAATTTTACTGTCTCCCCGAATTCTTGACCAACATTAATGGCTACAACTTTGGCAATCGCGAAAGCAACGGCGTTAAGGTCGACCATGTCGAGCTTCCCCCATGGGCCAAGGGTGATCCAAGAATATTTATCGCCAAGCACAGAGAGGCACTGGAGAGTCCCTACGTGAGTGAGAATCTACACCAGTGGATTGATCTCATCTTTGGATTCAAGCAACGAGGCGAGGCGGCAGTGGAGAACGTTAATGTGTTCCATCATCTTTCGTACCGTGGTGCGACAGACTTGGATAGCATCACCGATGCAAAGGAGAGAGCCATCTTGGCCGGAGTCATTCATAACTTTGGACAGACGCCGCATCAAGTGTTTATGAAGTCGCATCCTGCTAGAGAGCATGTCCGATCTCCCGTTCGACGATTGGATACGAACGTGTTTTCTCTAAGCTGTTTGCCGCACCCTCTTCTCGGTATGGACTCTGCTTCTCGATCTGTAAACATGACTGACAACCCCCCAACAGAAAGCCACGAGCGTGTAGCTTCACTGCTCTACGCATCCAAGCTGGACCGCTTACTGTGTGCTTCTCCATTCAGGCTTAACTTCCCGCCATACGACAAGTTCCTCGAATGGGGCTATGCTGACAACAGTattcgcttcttcttcagcgACAATCGAAAGGTAACACGAAACCATATTCTCATTCACGGCCACATCGCTAACTCGACAAAGCCGGCTGGCCTCTTTGAGAATCTCCACATTGGACAAATCTCTTGCGCCTGCTTTGCTGATTCCAAGACGTTGATCACCGCTGGTGAGGACTGTGTCGTCTCGGTGTACGCAGTTCAGACTGGCCATGGCAAACCAGTCGAGCTGCTCCCAAGGTCTAGTCTGTTTGGACACAAATTCCCAGTGACGACAATTGCAGTCAGCAAGGCTTTCAGCACTCTCTTGACTGTGTCTGCGGACGGGCAGGCGTTCCTGTGGGACCTTAACCGACTATCATTTATTCGCAAGCTGCCTTTGGTGCGCCCTGTCGAATCTGCTCGCATCAACGACATCTCGGGCGAGATTCTCCTCTGCTCGGGACCGAACGTGATACTCTACACTCTCAACGGCACATTGCTTCTGGAACAAAATGTCTGCTTCGACCAAGATGACTACATCCACTCGTGCGCCTTTTACGAGGGCGCTGGAAACGAGTGGCTTGACAATTACTTGATCTTTACAGGCCACAAGCGCGGCATAGTCAATGTCTGGCGACGCAGCATCGTCGGCAGCCGGTGGACTTTGGAGCTGCTGAGAAAGCTTGATCATGTGGATTACAAGCACGAAAAGGGCGCGAATACAGAGGCGGGCATGACGTGCATCAGCCCAATGCCAACATGCGTCTACACAGGTGATGATGACGGTAGAGTC TACGAATGGAATCTACTGAGCAGGGATAGATAG